In Silene latifolia isolate original U9 population chromosome 6, ASM4854445v1, whole genome shotgun sequence, the genomic window agttaccttaagctagcaaagagacaagtaataacttgagaaagcttctaaaacccaaaattactcttcatcttcaaccacatatgaggcacctaaaaaaattatgtgaaaggacgatattaacgaattatcgttatataaaatatgaaacgggaattaatttaaatcaaaacatgtaaacatattcattagctactgtcttatgttcataaaccattatgaccctcccttttgacaggcataccaagaaaattaccacaacttttacgccctagaaacagtcccataaagcaccattttatccgtcccaaaactgagcCCAACTTAGCCTGTCACgactcccaaaaccgaggccaaaacagcccacacggcctccatttcgacTGTCCCAAAACAGTCTGAAGGCTGCACAAAACTggtaccaaaacagagttcaatcaatcctaaaccagtcctaaaccgagtcaaaacagtcccaaaaatgtcccaaagtacctgcaaagcggactcaaaaacaatcctaatttactgcacaataccacaactaaacaagatcccaaatagcatcccaaaacaatccctacatgtcagtatacaccgtctcaactatcaaagataccaattagcacccaaaacaatccatacatgtcagcatacaccgtcttaaatataccacttactagctagcatcccaaatgatccctagaggtcaagATACACTttgtctcaatcatctccacatatcgtatacaccgtctcaactatacaatcgactaattaacatccataaggatccctatatataattatacaccgtctcaactataaaacagactaaccagctttcaaaatacacatatttaacaagtaatactgagtaacctgtcatcgttacctttttccgatcgaactagtccttcatgactaacaaaacttctaccagaccgtctattttagtacatacaaccgtcttataataaataaagctgaaaatataaatgggtttgtaaaaatacatgacgaaaatgaattttacttataacggattgacaggaacgatgaaagcagcactatggaacgaaaatcattaataacggatgacaaacggagtggcaggatcaatttaaaatctgataaaaattaaaacagaacgaaaagaagaaaaaggaagggagaagaaagaatgttgcgtgagaaatgagggagcaaccagctagctagctatttattatacgtacgtttcttcatcgttaataaatttcgctcgtttttaaaaccgtctcgagttaataaaatcggttttagtaaaagtttcagtaataaaacggaatcaaaaataaataaatttaatgagtgaaaataaaataaactcagctagttaacgtaaataatacaatatcagcttgaatcggaattattagcgatttttacaaaactaacggatattaataaaaattgctaatttagtgaaataagctcaaaatagctaattggacggttttgttcccaaaatccatctcgggttcacttaaaacaactttcataaggactcgtaaagaaacagaaattattaaataaataaactcgaactaacttcaataaactcgaactaactttaaataaacttattaatgattattaaaattaacgtatcgaattatgatgaaattaattaattagctaagcatatatatatataaatagttaaatgatgtaattaaattcaaaatagcaattaaaagaattttatccaacttaataaaatacggggtgttacacaagcAACCAACGTTAGTACTCAAAGCCTTTCTTCCTAGAAGCATAAAATTTCCAAGGAACGCAAATTACCTAgtgctatctcatggtgttccagggcAACATCTGGATTCTGGAAGCCACAACTTGCATTGCTTGGTATTTAAAACGACTCAACTTGTAacgagaaaaaacaaaaaaaataaaaacaaaagagtaaaaaaaaaccTAGCTAAAAGCATATATTACCCCCACCcccttttttttgttatttttttttgtaaaaagaaaagagaatTTTGCTTCACGGACTGTTGAAAGGTCCTCTGTACACTAAAGTTTCAgcactttgtcagacaaagtactATTTCAGATGACGGATGTTCCAAGGTTTGTGCAGGATCTGACCTTGCATCGTCATCAACCTGTATGCCCCATTCCCAACGATGCTTTCGACATGATACGGTCCCTCCCATTTGTAAGCGAACTTGCCTGCCTTATGATTCTTGGTGTTTTCAAACACTCTTCtgaggactaggtctcctactgTGAGGGTCCTTATGTTGACATTCTTGTTATATGTTCTGGCTACAGATTGCTTGAATGATATCATTCGTATGTAAGCACTTTCCCTTAATTTGTCAATGGTGTCCAGGTTTCTGGTCATCTCGATCTGATTCTGCTCTGCTGTCTGGCACCCATACCTATGCGTAGGTACTAGAACTTCTGACGGAATCACGGCTTCTACGCCAAATACTAAGCTAAATGGTGTTTGTCCTCTCTCTATCTTAGGCGTCGTTCTATCCGACCATAGTACAAGTGGTAGCTCGTCTGCCCATTTACCCCCAAGTTCTTCCAGCCGCATTCTGAGGTTTTCCACAATGATCTTGCTGCTGGATTCTGCTTGTCCGTTCATTTGTGGGTATCGGGGAGCAGACTTTGTTAACGTTATGTTCCATCACGAACAGAACCATTCAGTATTATCAGATATGAActgggacccattatcgcataTGATTTCAGACGGTATCCCAAATCTGCTTATGATGTTTCCTTTTATGAAAGAGATCACATGGGATTCCTTAACTTCTGTCATTGCCTCAGCTTCAATCCATTTTGAGAAATAATATGTCATAGCAAGCATGTACACTCGGTTTCCTGGTGCCCTAGGCAGCTTTCCCACTATGTCCATCCTCCACATCGTGAACGACCATAAGGATATGATCAGATGTAACGGTTCTGCTGGATGATGTATTGCTGGAGCTACTTTTTGACATGAATCGCAATGTTTAACATGGTTCACTGCATCTGCtctcatggtaggccagaagtaccGCTGTCTTAGAGCCTTGTTGGATAGGCTTCTGCCCCCAGCATGATTGCCACACTCACCGTCGTGTATATCCTGTAGTACTGTGTTGGCCTCATCTTTACTCAAACACCTGAGATAGGGTCCTTCCAAGGATCTCCTAAAGAGTACGCTATCGATCAACACAAATCTGGAAGCCTTGATCCTGAAACTTTGTGCTTATTTCTTGTCCTCTGGGAGTTTCTAATCCTTCAGCCATTCCACATAAGGCTTTATCCAATCAGGATCCACTTGTTGACTCTCATTTGACACAAAGATTCCAGCTCCGTTCACGTGTTGCACGCGAGCTGTTCCTTCTCGCTGATTCTGCTCCAGCTCTTGTTGTATGGCTGGAACCAGCACGTGGGTAATGGGTATACTAGACAGTTCTGTGGGCTTGAAGGTGGCTCTAAATATGGTCAGGGCGTCTGCCTCCACGTTCTGATCCCTTAGGATCTGAGTGATTTTAAAACTTCGGAACTTCAGCTTTTGCTCAGTGGCTACACTTAGATAGGCTATCATCTTCGAATCACGAGCTATGTATTTATTGTTCACGTGGTTAACCACAAGCAACGAGTCGCTATATACTCTCAGATTTTTAACCTTAAGTCCTTGCGCCATCTGCATCCCAAGTATCAGtgcctcatattctgcttcgttgttggTGGCCTTGAACTCGCACCTGACGGCTTGTACCATCATATCTCCTTTTGGGGATCTGAGGACCAGGCCTACACCAGCTCCCCTAGCATTTGAAGCCCCGTCCATGAATAGGACCCAGGTCCCACTTTCCTGGTCCCCACTCAATGTCAACATCCCCTTTTCTGCCTCCACTCGGGTAACAGGGCAGAAATCCGACACGAAATCTGCCAATGCCTGGCACTTAATCGCCGTCCTGGGCACAAATTGCAAATCATAGCCACTTAGGTGCACTGACCATTTGGTCATCCTTCTAGATAATTCGGGCTTCCCCATTATTGTTTTTAAAGGATAATTGGTTACTACGTGGATAGTATGTGACTCAAAATATGGACGCAGTTTATATGAAGCGTTACCAAAGCTAAAAATAGCTTTTCAAAGGATGTGTACCTAGTCTCTGCAGGAAGCAGAGACTTACTGATGTAATATACTGGATGCTGCATCCCATCTTGCTCCTTAACTAGGACAACACTTATAGCTGCTTCTGTAACCGATAGATATAGGAACAGTGGTTCCTGCTTTTCTGGCTTGGCCAGCAGTGGTGGTGTGCTCAAGTAGCATTTGAGTTCTTTGAATGCCTTTTCATGCTCCGCTGTCCATTCGAACTTTTGGCTCTTCCTTAGTATATCGTAAAACAATTTGCACCTGTCCGAATCCCGTGAGATGAACCTACTCAACGCAGCTACCTTTACTGCCAGCCAATGCACGTCTGTTTGCCTTTGCGGTGATTCTAACTGGAGGCCCGCCTTGATCTTCTTTACGCTGGCTTCAATTCCTCTTTGCGTTACTATGTATCCCAGGAATTTTCCGGAGGACATCccaaatgaacactttgatggattAAGTTTCATCTTATATTCTCTTAACGCTTTGAAGGTATCTGACAGGTGTTCCATGTGCCTGTCAGCTTCCCTTGATTTAAACACCATATCATCTATATACACCTCTATGGTTTTTCTTATTTGTTGTTTGAACATCTTATTTACTAGTCGCTGATAGGTTGCGCCAGTGTTTTTCAGACCGAAGGGCATTACATTGTAGCAGTATATACCACGCTCTGACATGAAcgtcgtcttctcttgatcttgggggtgcatcttgatctggtttTAGCCACTCCAGGCATCCAAGAAAGTGAGCATTTCATGCCCAgttgtggcatccaccattgcatcgatatgcgGAAGTGGAAAAGGATCCTTAGGGCAGGCTTTATTCAGGTCCGTgaaatctacacagactctccgtTTTCCATTCTTCTTGGGTACCACTACCACCTTAGAGAGCCAATCAGGGTAGCTGACTTCCCTAATATTTCCTGCTTCCAGGAGGCTGTCTACTTCCTTATTGATAACCTCGTTCCGCTCTGCTGCAAATTTCCTTCTTCTCTGCTGTACCGGGGTGCAGCATGGGTTCACGCTTAACTTATGTGtgatgatggatggatctatgtTGACCATATCATTGTGGGACCAGGTAAAGCAGTCCATGTTATCTCTGAGGAACGAAATTAACTTGTCTCGGAGCTTTCCAGTACAAGTTGCTCCAATTAACACTGCTCTATCTGGGTGCGCCTCATCCAAGTGAACCTGGTCTAATTCCTCTGAGGGAGGCTCTTTGTATTCCTCTGAGGTGCATCaattctgtaattgctatgaaaGGAGTTTGGTTGTGGCTTTTAGGGCCTGCTTGTAGCAGCTCTGGACTCCTCACGATCTCCTTTTACCTTGACCACCCCCCATGGCGTTGGAAACTTTAGACATTGATGATACGTTGAGGGGATGGCCTTTATTTGATGCAACCACGGTCTTCCCAGGATGACATTATAGGTGGCTGGTCCTTCAATAACCAAGTACCTCACAAGTTTATTGACTCCTTGTATATAGGTTGGAATAGTTATCTCGCCTAGTGAGTGTGCTGTTTCGTCGCTGAATCCTACCGGTGGTACGGATTTTTTCACCAAATTCTCTTTATTGAAGCCCATTATTTTGAGAGTTTCAAACATGACGAGATTTACAGAGCTTCCAGTGTCCACTAATACCTTTTTCACAGTGCAATTTCTGATAGATAGTGTTATGGTGAGGGCGTCGTGGTGTTGTTCTGCTTCGTTTTCTGCATCAGTTTCGTCGAATGTGACAGTGGGTAAATCATCCTGGCTTACCCTGTATGATGTCTCCGGGTAGTCACCTTTGCCTTCAGTAGCTCGTCACTTCGCTATAGAGTAAGTTAAACTTGACAACTCGgatccacctgttatcacgtttataattttggtgCAGATGGGTGGAGCAGAAAAGAGTACTTGGTTTGTTGTCTCCCTCATgtcctgcttgcccccacgtgattATAGGTGGTCTAAATTCCATTTTCGTACCTGGAATCGTACCTCCTTCCGGAGCCTGAAGCAATCCTCCGATTTGTGTCCAGTGTCCTGGTGGTACTCACACCTCTTACTGCGGTCCCGGCCATCATTGGGCATGTCCTCTACTGGCGGTTTAGACTACCTCACCTGGTCGCCTAATTTCCTTAATGCCTTTAACAGGCCCTCAATACTTGTATTGAACCCATAGTTAGACAACCTGGGTGGATATTTCGAATCTTCTCCTTGCTGTGATTTTTCTGCCACTTTGCTGATATTGGGCCTGCTGTACGGATTAGTTTTCTCTTTTTTCCTCTCTGTTTGGATCTTGCGACTTGGTCTATCGAAGGCTGGTGTTCCTTTTCTGGATAACACGTCTTCCTTCAGCCTAAGCGCTGCTGTTGCCCGCTGTTGAACTTCCTCGAATCTTTCACAGGGGTGCATCGTCAATTCTTTATAGAGATCTGAATCCTTGTCCAGACCTTGCCTGAAACCGTTAATAGTTGTCGACGTGTCACAGCATCGTATCGCCACCTTTTCCGTGTTGAACCTTGTAACGTAATCTTTGATTTATTCCCCAATTTCCTGGACGACCCTGTAAAGGTCGCTAGGCAGCTTTGGGGTTCTTCGGCTACTTGCGAACTGCTGGTTAAAGGCGTTGACTAAGTCGGCGAATGAGGATATAGACTTGTTGGGCAGGCTAACAAACCATTGCAGTGCTACCCCTGACAGGGTTGaaccaaatcctttacacatgcaCGCCTCTTTAGAAGCTCCCGCTGTTGTAGTCGCCATCAGCTTCTGCTTGTATTGGCTAATGTGGTCACacggatccgtggttccatcaaaGAGAGTCATTGCTGGGACGTTGAATCCTTTTGGTAGGGCAACAGTAGCTATGGTGTCAATAAATGGTGAATTGGCATAGCTATCTGGCATCACCATCTCCATAGGTAAAGGCATTCCAGAGACTCTCATGAGGAGGCTTCACAACTCCTGATACTGTTGTTCGATGTGGGCTTCCCTTCCCGATGGCTGTCCTCGTGGTTGAAAGTGTTTGATTTCCATCTGGTTCTGACTTCCAATTGCTGGGGAGGCGAATGCTCGTGGAGCCGCAGGTTCCGAACTGCTGATCCATGC contains:
- the LOC141588811 gene encoding uncharacterized protein LOC141588811, with the translated sequence MRADAVNHVKHCDSCQKVAPAIHHPAEPLHLIISLWSFTMWRMDIVGKLPRAPGNRVYMLAMTYYFSKWIEAEAMTEVKESHVISFIKGNIISRFGIPSEIICDNGSQFISDNTEWFCS